The sequence ttataataactttttgtaataaagttagtaaaattcaagaaaacaaTTGTAAAGTTAATGATTGTTCAAGCATTGCCACTGCACGCCCTTAGTGAGatgtcactctacaagtataagtgtttgtaagGTGTGGGTGTGAGGGGTaagggtcggggttcaagtctctaagatggagcttcacacacatgtACACTTAGATTAAACTATAGTAGAATTTCTCTCttgtataaaaagaaaaaaagaaaaaaagaaaaaaaaagattgttcaagcatttaaCTGGTTAAGAAGACACATAGtgtatgtataatttatgtatgAATGAGTGTGATTGTGTGcgttaataattaatataaagcCAATGAGTTAAAATTAGTCTTTTGGTCTAAAATATTTTGATGAAAACAAAGtcaaatagataataacaactgtataaagataaaaatgttagacaaacttaaaaaaataaaatgatcataGACTCATAATTACCCACATTGGCAATAGATATTCATAATGAACTATCCACATTGGCAATAGATATTCATAATGAACTATCATGtaacattcaaaatttgaaacttgtagaataaaattgtaaaactttatgtattattattattttttcgataactcaatatattcaagttctctttttattaaaattttgtagtgACCTCCCTAAACAAAATTTCTGGAGCTGTCATTGTCTGCGatatatgtttgttgtttttgtctAGGTGTGACTCCTTTTCCCAATTTTTACTCTGAGTTTTTTGgattggttttgggtttttcgcTTTGAATGTTAGGGTTTCGTGGGATTTGTGTATTTGATTATGGGTTTCGCGGTGCTTGAATGATGGTTCCAATGTATTTGATATGAGTTTCTTGTATTTGATTATGGTTCTAATGTATTGGATGATGGTTCTGATTATGATGGTTTCGAATAATTTGATAGTGCTGttgattttggtgttttggttttaagattAGATCATAGCATTAGAAAGCCAAAATTGTTTtctatatattgtttttattttgtttttgtgtggtcTGGACATGAGATAAAAATCCAGTATAACTTGATAATATCGAGTTACAAATCAAAAATTGCGAAGAACTCAGCCTTTTTAATATTGAGttatgatttgaaaattttatgagGAACTCGATTTTAGTAAAATCAAGTTctagttggatttttttttttttttgggtctagcATGGCAAAAATGACATGTAACTTGACAACAgtaaaatcgagttctatgaaaaactatcaaaaaatagAGTTCCAAAATAGGGACAAGGACctatatagtttgaaaaaatcaagttctataaaaaacttaatttttaaaaaatttagttccaaAATAGGGACACTGACTTATATAATATTGcaggatattttaaaaataaagggcGAAAGCCCAATTTTCCCAAAATATAATTGCAGACTTTGCAGTATTGTTGCGACTTCCGGGCCAGCCGACTCTCTCCCCTCCCCACATGTTTGGCCCAAATCCCCCGTATTCACGTAAAACAAAACCCACTACtgttgattatcaaaaaagaaaaatactgtaCGTACAATTGGGCGTACGGCATAATACAAACAAATGGGAGCATGGGACCCATTAAGCTTTTGATGGGCCTAGAATCTCCTCGTAAACGCTGAGCTGGCAAGCACCTTTTTCGTTGTTGCCAAAACAGAACTCATTGTACATTTTACGGCGCAGCAGAGATTCATTTCTCTCCGGTTAGCAAcagacaaaaataaaacactgAAACTCTCGCGCCCTTCGCTTCCTTCGTAAACAAGCTCTGCACAGTAACAGCAAATCAAGaaccaaacaagaaaaacacaaccaaaaaaaaaaaactctcactcTCAGAGAGCTCTCACCAAGCTCTCTGCATCTGCTCTAAAAACTcatggaaattcaaaaattgCTTTAACTAAGAAGcgagggaaaaataaaatactgtGTGTTTTGGAAATGGATTCTTGgaattttttagggtttgattAGAGACTAGGAATTTAGAAATAGGAATCAATGGCTGGtatggaagaaaagaaagtgcaagaagaagaggaagcagAGTACGAGAGCGATTCGGAGGCGGCGTTGCAGTGGGCAGCGCGGAGAAGAGAAGCGAGTGACGAAGATGAGAGCGAGAAGGAAGGTATAGAGAGTTTTCGGGTGGTTAGGATTGGCGGCGAAGATGGATCGGACGGTCTTGATGGAGCTCCAGAGTACTATGACCAAGAGTCTTATGGAGACGAGGTTGGAGAAGAAATGGAAGAAGTTGAGGTGGAGGAGTGTGAAGCGCAAGGTAGTGTtggtgatgaagatgaaggtAGGGTTTCGGAGGTGGTGGTTGTGAACCAGGAAAGAGAGGAGGTTCTTGATGTTCCGAGAGTGGGAAAGTTTTACATGCACGACGATAGGTTTGGAGGCAAACGCCGTGGCCGCCATTGGTACTCCAAGTAATCTTTACTTTGAATATATGAATATTTGTGTGTATGTAATTTTATGTTAGTGTTATTTCGTTATTTGGATCATTTACTTTTCACTCTGGTTGATACagagttgttgttgttgttggtggtggagGTTGTAGTAGGGTTTAGACTTTAGAACACTTTATTTGAAGGGATTATTTGGAATCGTTACAACCTTACAAGTAATTATAACTTTTATCATTGTTGGTAATTTggagtttctttttctttttaatttccaaattatatgcatatatatatacatatataatgttgTGATACAAGGGATTGTTGATTGCTCTGATGAGAAAGCAGTTTATGCGTCTAATTAAGTAATTGTGATATAATAATGTGTTCACTTAAGTTAATGGACGTGACAGCCAGTTCCTTTGAGGACACGTGGTTGGTGGACTCGAAAGACTTGGGGTTTTGTCAATCCAGAGGTCCCAAGTTTCATCCACCACACTATCGGTCCATGGAGTTTTCAGGGTGTCTTAAGGGCTGGGAGTGGAATAGTCTGGCCAAAGGCTGGAACACTACTTATATTCAGTTGCAGtgcaatttttttgtcatttgttTATACATTCTGCCTCACTTTCTTAAGTTGATGAAATTTACGATGTAGTTGGCCCTGAGTTTTCTCTTATCAAATATGATTTTGGAAATTTAAAGGCggccatgtggattttttggAGTAAGATGATCTCTGCTTTTATGTGAAGTGACCTGTTAAACTTAATGCTTAATAAGGTTGTGCCTTTGGCATTGCTTTGACATGTATGCCTCTTTTACTGATGTATTTTTTAATCCTACATTCCTTGAACAATGAGATTAGcacatttgttttatttggttgtAAATGTTGACTGCAATAAGAATGAttggaatcattttataaaatacAGAGGTAGACACATCAGATATTGTATGAGATGCAGGAATGCACATGATTTGCCTCCATatctcacatttttcttttctaattatCTCAATAccctcccccccaccccaaaattttttttttttgcttgttcaATATATGGTTGAAACATAGTTTTGTTTGATTCAGGAGTACTCCTGGTAGAGTGGACTTGTGGAAGCCTCAAGATGAACAGCAGTGGAAGCATGACAAGTTTGAACAGATGGCTCTGCCAGAAACACGCATTAAGGAACTTCATgttgaatgattttttattttttatttttttttctttttcaatcctGATTCTATACAATCTGGGTTTGGGAtattaatacacacacacacgcacacacatatTAAATTTGTGTTGTTCAATAAATTAGTTACACTTATGAAGATGCCATGATGATACGTcctctacaatattttcagggTAGTTGGATTCCTAGGGGTCATCATCAAGGACACATAAAGGATCAAGGCAAAGGCCATGGGTACATAAGAGCTAACCAGTCTAGACCCCATGATAACTTTGTAAATGAAGATGATTCATTAAGAATTGTAAGGGGGAGGGGACCTGTTAGGTATAGACCTGATTTGTGGAGAAATCATGTAAGAATTGTAGGGGGAAGAGGGGCTATAAGGTCTAAGCCTTTTATGAAGAGCAGCGATGTAGTCCCTCCAACAAAGTATGAAAGGTAAATAGAAATTttggaagtaaataaatttaaattcaaaatcctCCTTTCATTGAAAGTTATTgttaaatctaatttttgttAATGTCAATCTTTTTAGCTCTGGGAAGTTCAGAGGAAGTACTTCTGATACTAATTCAGCCAGAATGTTATCACACTCTTCAAATATTCAGTGTGATTCACTTGCCTCAAAGAATCTTATTTCTGCATCATCTTTGGGTTCTGCTTCTCCTTTGTTTACCATTGTGAGCTCTTCTAGTCACGAGGAGTCTttgaaacagaaaataaatgcaCATGGAAGAACCAATAGATATCATCCGACTTTTGTGCCATGGGATGATACTAAATGTTCCAACACATCTCTGCAAGGGAAAACTTTAGCTGATTCTTTTGACTGGGATAAGCTTTCCATTGAGGATTCCTCTCAGACAGTTGCGGAGAATTATTTGACCAATCTGCATTTGCAGTCTCCAATGGCCTGTACAAAATATATGGTTGAATCTCCCCAGCTGAAGGGTCAGAGAAgcagtttctctctctcaaaaaagaaTTCTCATCAGTCAAACCCATCTTCTAATCAAGTTAATAGAGATCCTCTGCAAGCACGGCCCCTTGTTGTTCAACAAAGGTCCACTGAAAGCACAGTTCAACCTCCTGTACAACTTTATACTCAGCAGTTGCATCCTGGAAGTAGATCTCAACCATCATCTGAGTCTTGGTCACCATATTCATCTGAACCAGTAATGTTGGATTCTCTACCAAAATCAGGTAAAACAGAAGTCGCGTTGGTTGGAAAAGAAAGCGGTGCAGTTCAAGCAAGCAAAAGAGGTTCCTTTCAATATGATGGAACTATTGCTCTTCATAACAATGCTGCCAATCCATCACTTCTGCCTGGT is a genomic window of Quercus lobata isolate SW786 chromosome 2, ValleyOak3.0 Primary Assembly, whole genome shotgun sequence containing:
- the LOC115976965 gene encoding protein MLN51 homolog isoform X3; amino-acid sequence: MAGMEEKKVQEEEEAEYESDSEAALQWAARRREASDEDESEKEGIESFRVVRIGGEDGSDGLDGAPEYYDQESYGDEVGEEMEEVEVEECEAQGSVGDEDEGRVSEVVVVNQEREEVLDVPRVGKFYMHDDRFGGKRRGRHWYSKSTPGRVDLWKPQDEQQWKHDKFEQMALPETRIKGSWIPRGHHQGHIKDQGKGHGYIRANQSRPHDNFVNEDDSLRIVRGRGPVRYRPDLWRNHVRIVGGRGAIRSKPFMKSSDVVPPTKYESSGKFRGSTSDTNSARMLSHSSNIQCDSLASKNLISASSLGSASPLFTIVSSSSHEESLKQKINAHGRTNRYHPTFVPWDDTKCSNTSLQGKTLADSFDWDKLSIEDSSQTVAENYLTNLHLQSPMACTKYMVESPQLKGQRSSFSLSKKNSHQSNPSSNQVNRDPLQARPLVVQQRSTESTVQPPVQLYTQQLHPGSRSQPSSESWSPYSSEPVMLDSLPKSGKTEVALVGKESGAVQASKRGSFQYDGTIALHNNAANPSLLPGLQFGGLHHGGLADPAVCMAFPGYVSQSQVGFGNSEITWLPVLTGSAGTIGAAYHSPHVTLDDGYAAHFPGQSSSVGVSRNIAGTNKRSEGNRHPDRSENLSDEPSKRHFKPRRYSEMNFNKERE
- the LOC115976965 gene encoding protein MLN51 homolog isoform X1, translated to MAGMEEKKVQEEEEAEYESDSEAALQWAARRREASDEDESEKEGIESFRVVRIGGEDGSDGLDGAPEYYDQESYGDEVGEEMEEVEVEECEAQGSVGDEDEGRVSEVVVVNQEREEVLDVPRVGKFYMHDDRFGGKRRGRHWYSKSTPGRVDLWKPQDEQQWKHDKFEQMALPETRIKELHGSWIPRGHHQGHIKDQGKGHGYIRANQSRPHDNFVNEDDSLRIVRGRGPVRYRPDLWRNHVRIVGGRGAIRSKPFMKSSDVVPPTKYESSGKFRGSTSDTNSARMLSHSSNIQCDSLASKNLISASSLGSASPLFTIVSSSSHEESLKQKINAHGRTNRYHPTFVPWDDTKCSNTSLQGKTLADSFDWDKLSIEDSSQTVAENYLTNLHLQSPMACTKYMVESPQLKGQRSSFSLSKKNSHQSNPSSNQVNRDPLQARPLVVQQRSTESTVQPPVQLYTQQLHPGSRSQPSSESWSPYSSEPVMLDSLPKSGKTEVALVGKESGAVQASKRGSFQYDGTIALHNNAANPSLLPGLQFGGLHHGGLADPAVCMAFPGYVSQSQVGFGNSEITWLPVLTGSAGTIGAAYHSPHVTLDDGYAAHFPGQSSSVGVSRNIAGTNKRSEGNRHPDRSENLSDEPSKRHFKPRRYSEMNFNKERE
- the LOC115976965 gene encoding protein MLN51 homolog isoform X2, which gives rise to MAGMEEKKVQEEEEAEYESDSEAALQWAARRREASDEDESEKEGIESFRVVRIGGEDGSDGLDGAPEYYDQESYGDEVGEEMEEVEVEECEAQGSVGDEDEGRVSEVVVVNQEREEVLDVPRVGKFYMHDDRFGGKRRGRHWSTPGRVDLWKPQDEQQWKHDKFEQMALPETRIKELHGSWIPRGHHQGHIKDQGKGHGYIRANQSRPHDNFVNEDDSLRIVRGRGPVRYRPDLWRNHVRIVGGRGAIRSKPFMKSSDVVPPTKYESSGKFRGSTSDTNSARMLSHSSNIQCDSLASKNLISASSLGSASPLFTIVSSSSHEESLKQKINAHGRTNRYHPTFVPWDDTKCSNTSLQGKTLADSFDWDKLSIEDSSQTVAENYLTNLHLQSPMACTKYMVESPQLKGQRSSFSLSKKNSHQSNPSSNQVNRDPLQARPLVVQQRSTESTVQPPVQLYTQQLHPGSRSQPSSESWSPYSSEPVMLDSLPKSGKTEVALVGKESGAVQASKRGSFQYDGTIALHNNAANPSLLPGLQFGGLHHGGLADPAVCMAFPGYVSQSQVGFGNSEITWLPVLTGSAGTIGAAYHSPHVTLDDGYAAHFPGQSSSVGVSRNIAGTNKRSEGNRHPDRSENLSDEPSKRHFKPRRYSEMNFNKERE